The Meles meles unplaced genomic scaffold, mMelMel3.1 paternal haplotype, whole genome shotgun sequence DNA segment caaaaatcaaaccaaccagttggggccctctcttacaaagaggcaatgagAACACCGAGCCCAATGCCGCTGCTCTGGACAACGCCGCTCCCAACTCCGCTACCCAACCACAACGCTCTGGACAATACTCCTAGCCAATGAGGACCCTACCCGGCGGTGCCGCTCCCCGATGGTGAGGCCGCTCCAGATGGCGACGACCCTACCCGATGGCCAGCGATGACCTTCCCAGGCATGGGACCAGGAGGcgtggccccttccaggcagcgaggcctttttcctgcagtgaggCCGCTTCCCAGTGGTGAGACCACTTCACGATGACGACCCTACAGGACTGCGAGTGaggatcctacccagcgaggccactcccaggcGGTGAGACCCCCTTCCGGAGGGCGGGTGATGACCCTACCTGAGGGCGAATGACGACCCTACCGGCGAGCCTGCTCCCTGGCGGAGCGGCCCTTTCCCTGTGGTGTGGCCCCTTCAAGGCGGTGAAGCCCCTACAGGGCGGCGAAAACCCTACCCAAAGGCGAGTGATGGCCCTCCCTGGCGGCAGCGACactcccctgcgaggccgcttACTGGCAGCGCTGCTGCTCGGTTGAGACGCCGCTTCCCAACTGAGAGGCCCCTTCTGGACAGCGATGACCCTACCCGACAGCGAGCAATAATCCTACCCAACAGAGGGCAAGGCCCTTCCCagcggcgaggccccttcccaactagGAGCCATTACCCTACCTGGCGAAGCTGCTTCACGGCGGCGGGCGTCGACcctcccctgcgaggccgctccccgagGCGCCGCTCCCCTGCagcgccacttcccagctgtgaggccccttcctgactGCGGGgaaggccccttcccaactacaagctatgaccctacccagcgaggccactccccggaggcGTGAAACCTTGCAGGCGGAGAGGCCCTTTGCCGGCAGTGAGGCCGCTTCCTGGCAGTGAGACCACTCCAGGACAGCGATGACCCTACACCAGTGAAGATGCTACCCAGCCAGGCGGCTCCCCTGCAGCGAGACCCCTTCCTGGTggcaggcgaggccccttcccgactaccAGCGAAGACCCTACCCAGAGAGCCCATTCCCGACGGTGGGCGAGGCCCGTTCCCCAGGGCGGGCGAGGTCCCTAAGCCGGGAGGCTGCTCCCAGGCAGGGCCCGCTCCCCAgcagcgaggccccttcccgaagcctggtgaggccccttcctggtggcgggcgaccaccctacatggcgaggccactccctgaggactctgctccttccccggGGCGATGACCCTCCCCAGCTAGGCCTCTCCCTGatggcgctgctgctcccctgtggcgccgcttccggatggcgaggccccttccagacagcaggcaaggcccctaccccagggcaggcgaggccccttcccgactagaAGCAACCACCCTACCAGACAAGGCCACTCCACCGCGGCGCAGCCCCATCCCGGAGACGGGCGGCGACCCTCCCCGGCGGCAAGCAATGATCCTACCCcgtgaggctgctccccagcagcGTGGCCCCTTCCTGGCGAGGACCCTCCCCGGCGGCGACGACcttcccctgcgaggccgctccctggaggcgctgctgctcccctgcggcgccgcttcctgactgtgaggccccttccagacTGCGGGCAAAGCCCCTACTCCACGGCTACCAGCGACCACCCTACCCGGCGAGGACGCTCACTGGCAGAGCGGCCCCTTCCTGGCGGCGTGGTCGCTTCTCAACAGCAACGACCCTACCCGACAGAGAGCGacgatcctacccagcgaggcaggtCCCCATGGCTAGACACATTCCAGACGGCGAgcgaggcccctcccttcccgaccACGGGAGAGGCCAATCCAGGCGCCACAGGCTCACCCGCGGGGAAGCTCTTTCCTGACACCAGGCACGGCCCCTTCCCGACCGCGAGGCATCTCGCCggcggcgacgaccctccccCGCGGCGAGCATAGACCCTCCATGGCGGTGGGCGACAACCCTCCCTGCCCCGAGCAACGACCCTACcgggggagcccgctccctgggggcgccgctcctTCCCGGCAGCTACGACCCTCCCCCTGGTGGCCACCACCCTCCGCAGTGGCGAGGCTGCTCCTCGGGGCGAGACTGATCCCCAGCGGCAAGGCCCGTTCCCGACGACGACGCTGGCCCCGAAgactaccctacctgacgaagacccttcccggtggcgctgctctctgacgcggccgctccccagcgacgcAACCGCTCCTGACCatgaggccgctctggaggaagaggccgctccagaggaagaagccgctcccgatgacgaggccgctccccagcgactaagcagctccggaCGATGATGCCGCTCCCGAGGACAACGCCACTCCCGAAGACAGGCTGCTCCCAGACGAGGAGGCTGCTGcctggcgacgctgcccttccagacgacgaagctgctccccggcgacgctgccCCTCCGGTCGACGATGCTTCTCCCCAAGACCACCACGTGCCCGCcgctcaggacgctctggacgccgactcctcccagccgcacagactaacctttatagaggcggtcgagcccgccccacacaccggcggccaatgagattgcaatacacagggaaaactgcacagtcatgctagatgggcaatacggctggccaattgaatttcaatttaccatagtaaatatatgcacgtcccactgattggatgtctccatccgccTGTCCCACCACTGTATccgggtttgcaagtaagtttctctgggaggGGCACGGTCAATTCCAGTTTGCTACGAAATGGCTCcatctggctaaccaggcccttacagtgaAGTATCAGAACAGGCTttcaaaaacatgcatccaagcaAACACACTTTGCCACAGTTCCTGCTACTTCTGAATTACTGACTTCAGGTTGGTCTTCTTGAAGGCCTCCTAATGGGATTTGTGCTGATTCTCTGGAACTGCTTCACAAAGGCCATTCCTCTCCTACCCAAAGGGCTCTGGGGCAGACGGATGACAATGCCTGTCACTTTCATGCCCTTATGGAATTCATAGTTCTCAAATAGTTTACAAAAAGATGTACATAATGTGAGTAGTCATGACCTACAATTACCTTGTTCCTTTTGATAACTGTCTATatgtttgtttgtggttttagtttttgttttttgtttttttttggggggggtggggagatttaTACAACAGTCCTACTCCTTGgttgttaagaaaaaaggaatggatgcTTGTAAACAGACCCTTGCAGGCAGGCAATGAGAacacaaagaggaataaagatgAACACACGTGAGATGAAAGATCACATTTCTCTGTGGAGGCCACTGAAAGCTTCTGACCAAAGCAGAGCCATTAGAGAACTcaagtttaaacaaacaaacaaaaaacaaaacccagtactCCTCATCCTGGCTGTACCCCCTGCTCTGGGTTGACTCATGGGTCATTGCTGGAGCAACATGGCCAGCAGGAGAGGGTGGACAGGGGCTTTCAACAGAATATGGCCTATATGACACTGTCTGTTTGCTCTTTGTTGAGTAATCAGGTGCACAGCTCTCTTTCAATCTTTTATCtccctgttcatgtctttgcctGTAATCCCTAAAGTCAAAGCCCTAGAGATATGAGAACATGAAATTTGCTGGATAGAGCATTTGTGATTCAGTGGGATAGAAACCCTCCACTGCTCGCCTTCCCTATGTTCTCTGTGTTCAGAGCAATTAGATCCAAAAACCACTGATGTGGTGATCCAACTTGGTTTTTTATatcgggaaaaaaaaatcagtcaagatagCAGGCTATAGAATCCATCTGCCTGGTTTAAATACTAAGTGATGTTGAGAAAACTACTGTCAAGATTCTAATCCTTAATAtctccatcagtaaaatgggaacaataacacCTCAAGGGCAGAGGATTAAGtggcataatatatataaagtgcttaccattcaataattattagtAAAGAAAGGGAGTGGGTAGGAGTAAAGCCttacagggagtgggagagaagagaggaacaggtgcttttaaatataattaattcaataTCCCACTTATTCTATGACAAATTCAGATGATTTTGTGTGAAaagaatctacagattcaatataaaCACACTCGAGTTTAACTTAATAAAACCctataaaataactatgataaaatataagaattcactatatatttatatactatgtattCTAACCAGCAGCTGTGccagtaacaaaataaaggaataaaatgtctaCAGGCTTCAAATGTGTGGTTTTCACAACTTTTTAAACAGTAGCCCACCAAAAATATACTTCATGACAGATAAGATTAAGACACAAAACTaaagtttcacaaaacaaaccttacacttattacatgttttattttaaaaaatcctattttattctcttgatattttctatagtttcattttaaaaaggtagtaatGACCCAGTGAATTAATATCATGATCACCCActgcaatttgaaaaataaatagatttaagctATGATGTGTTTATTTCAATTAACTTTATTACACATTTTCAGGATAGTCACCATTTGATGTGGCCTGAACAGGAATAAACCCCAGGGTAGTAAAACTAAGGGCCTCAAATATGACTGTACTCTATACCAG contains these protein-coding regions:
- the LOC123936594 gene encoding proline-rich protein 2-like; translated protein: MTFPGMGPGGVAPSRQRGLFPAVRPLPSGGEAPTGRRKPYPKASDGPPWRQRHSPARPLTGSAAARLRRRFPTERPLLDSDDPTRQRAIILPNRGQGPSQRRGPFPTRSHYPTWRSCFTAAGVDPPLRGRSPRRRSPAAPLPSLRPLQDSDDPTPVKMLPSQAAPLQRDPFLVAGEAPSRLPAKTLPREPIPDDCGQSPYSTATSDHPTRRGRSLAERPLPGGVVASQQQRPYPTESDDPTQRGRSPWLDTFQTASEAPPFPTTGEANPGATGSPAGKLFPDTRHGPFPTARHLAGGDDPPPRRA